A genomic segment from Ciconia boyciana chromosome 5, ASM3463844v1, whole genome shotgun sequence encodes:
- the STOX2 gene encoding storkhead-box protein 2 isoform X4, giving the protein MSPISQSQFIPLGEILCLAISAMNSARKQVTQEALMEHLTTCFPGVPTPSPEILRHTLNMLVRERKIYPTPDGYFIVTPQTYFITPSLIRTNSKWYHLDERIPDRSQCTSPQQGTITPSTSGCVRDRTLPKNHCDSCHCCREDMHSMHASTLQRKSAKDCKDSYCPPSLCQVPPTEKSKSTVNFSYKAETLTKPKDVEKQSKKFGLKLFRLSFKKDKTKQLANFSAQFPPEEWPLRDEDTPTTIPREVEMEIIRRINPDLTVENVMRHTALMKKLEEEKAQRSKAGSSAHHSGRSKKSRNHRKSHGKSRSHSKTRVSKGDPSDGSHLDIPAEREYEFYDPLTRSPREGCFIIEHKGDNFIMHSNPNMIESHFPMTPEWDVSGELAKRRTEMPFPEPSRGSSHSKVHRSHSHTQDRRSRNERSSKAKERSRSMDNSKGPLGSAALCTPEDIGEGCSPDDQTTSQTYIDDSTLRPSQSLSHQRALIPSASYKETCIPEIASGSVETPSSCSLLEQSKPTENLPSYSELNSCTTKSAVDDYFQCNTSSETVLTAPSPLGKNKEDHDTLTGTDGLKKMTPAERQSQHIAREPGVHKEESPKGPSSGSVVAGQTSEVIANGRLVQHHSAESSSLDKRKEIFSKDTLFKPLHNTLSVNSYHKSSTPLLKPHQKAPSDTLPVRCEKLEQAIVTSVTQVMPVSQRQQETTGNQEASFDYYNVSDDDDSEEGTNKNAEEEKNRDDVGTMQWLLEREKERDLQRKFEKNLSLLTPKETENSNNQRATHSARLDSMDSSSITVDSGFNSPRTRESLASNTSSIVESNRRQNPALSPAHGGAGPTFNFRATADPPTSEAEKLQKPANCLQASVTSV; this is encoded by the exons GAGTTCCAACACCCAGTCCAGAAATCCTTCGACATACCTTGAATATGCTTGTACGGGAGAGGAAAATATATCCAACTCCAGATGGTTATTTCATTGTAACCCCACAGACTTACTTTATAACACCATCTCTCATAAGAACTAACAGTAAATGGTACCATTTGGATGAGAGGATACCTGACAGGTCTCAATGTACCTCTCCGCAACAAGGAACTATAACTCCTTCCACCTCGGGATGCGTCAGGGACCGAACACTACCCAAAAACCACTGCGACTCCTGCCATTGTTGCAGAGAAGACATGCACAGCATGCATGCATCTACTCTACAGAGGAAATCAGCAAAAGACTGTAAAGACTCATACTGTCCTCCTTCATTATGTCAGGTCCCACCTACTGAGAAAAGTAAAAGTACTGTCAATTTTTCTTATAAAGCAGAGACGCTCACAAAGCCTAAGGATGTAGAAAAGCAGTCTAAGAAATTTGGACTCAAATTATTCCGATTAAGTTTTAAGAAGGACAAGACAAAACAGTTGGCAAATTTCTCTGCCCAGTTTCCTCCAGAGGAGTGGCCGCTAAGGGACGAGGACACCCCTACCACTATACCTAGAGAGGTAGAAATGGAGATTATCAGGCGCATTAACCCAGACTTGACTGTAGAAAATGTCATGAGGCACACTGCACTAATGAAGAaacttgaagaagaaaaagctcaaCGAAGCAAAGCAGGATCTTCAGCTCACCACAGTGGACGAAGTAAAAAGAGCAGGAATCACAGAAAGTCTCATGGGAAATCGAGGTCACACAGCAAGACTCGGGTGTCCAAAGGAGACCCATCAGATGGCTCTCATTTGGATATACCTGCTGAAAGGGAGTATGAGTTCTATGATCCCTTGACTCGATCCCCACGGGAAGGCTGTTTTATAATAGAACACAAGGGAGATAATTTTATAATGCACAGCAATCCTAATATGATTGAATCTCACTTTCCCATGACACCAGAGTGGGATGTGTCTGGTGAGCTGGCCAAAAGAAGAACTGAAATGCCTTTCCCTGAACCTTCCAGGGGAAGCTCCCACTCCAAGGTCCATCGGAGCCACAGCCATACACAGGATAGAAGATCGAGGAATGAGCGGTCCAGTAAGGCTAAAGAAAGGTCTAGATCCATGGATAACTCCAAGGGACCTCTGGGCTCAGCTGCTTTATGCACACCTGAAGATATAGGTGAAGGCTGTAGCCCAGATGACCAAACAACTAGCCAAACTTACATTGATGATAGTACCTTAAGGCCATCTCAGTCGCTCAGTCATCAAAGGGCTCTGATTCCATCTGCAAGCTACAAAGAGACTTGCATCCCTGAAATAGCTAGTGGCAGTGTAGAAACCCCCAGTTCTTGTAGCCTATTGGAACAAAGCAAGCCTACAGAGAATTTGCCATCGTATAGTGAGCTCAACTCCTGCACAACAAAATCTGCAGTCGATGACTATTTTCAGTGCAACACATCCAGTGAGACTGTGCTTACTGCTCCGTCACCACTGGGAAAGAATAAAGAGGATCATGATACGCTGACAGGGACAGATGGGCTCAAAAAAATGACTCCTGCAGAAAGACAGTCGCAGCATATTGCTAGGGAGCCTGGGGTGCACAAAGAGGAGTCCCCAAAGGGCCCAAGCAGTGGTTCAGTGGTTGCTGGCCAGACTTCAGAGGTGATTGCAAATGGGCGGCTGGTTCAACACCATAGCGCTGAATCAAGCAGCCTtgataaaaggaaagaaatatttagcaAGGATACACTCTTTAAACCTCTGCACAACACTCTTTCTGTGAATAGTTATCATAAGTCTAGCACACCCTTGCTAAAGCCCCATCAGAAGGCCCCCTCTGACACATTGCCAGTCAGATGTGAGAAACTTGAACAAGCGATAGTAACCTCAGTCACACAAGTCATGCCCGTTTCACAGAGACAGCAAGAGACAACTGGGAACCAGGAGGCCTCCTTTGACTACTACAACGTATCTGATGATGACGACTCAGAGGAAGGAACCAACAAAaatgctgaggaagaaaagaacaggGATGATGTCGGCACAATGCAGTGGCTCctagagagagaaaaggagagggatCTGCAGCGAAAGTTTGAGAAGAATCTTTCTCTTCTCACcccaaaggaaacagaaaatagcaaCAACCAGAGAGCCACCCACTCAGCCCGCCTGGACAGCatggacagcagcagcattacCGTGGACAGCGGGTTCAACTCTCCACG TACTCGTGAGAGCCTGGCATCCAACACTTCAAGTATTGTTGAAAGCAACAGACGTCAGAACCCTGCTCTGAGCCCTGCACATGGTGGCGCAGGCCCAACGTTCAACTTCCGAGCCACTGCAGACCCGCCGACAAGTGAAGCTGAGAAACTGCAGAAACCTGCTAACTGCCTGCAAGCCTCTGTCACTAGTGTCTGA
- the STOX2 gene encoding storkhead-box protein 2 isoform X3, with product MEPDHRGSGDVSPISMSPISQSQFIPLGEILCLAISAMNSARKQVTQEALMEHLTTCFPGVPTPSPEILRHTLNMLVRERKIYPTPDGYFIVTPQTYFITPSLIRTNSKWYHLDERIPDRSQCTSPQQGTITPSTSGCVRDRTLPKNHCDSCHCCREDMHSMHASTLQRKSAKDCKDSYCPPSLCQVPPTEKSKSTVNFSYKAETLTKPKDVEKQSKKFGLKLFRLSFKKDKTKQLANFSAQFPPEEWPLRDEDTPTTIPREVEMEIIRRINPDLTVENVMRHTALMKKLEEEKAQRSKAGSSAHHSGRSKKSRNHRKSHGKSRSHSKTRVSKGDPSDGSHLDIPAEREYEFYDPLTRSPREGCFIIEHKGDNFIMHSNPNMIESHFPMTPEWDVSGELAKRRTEMPFPEPSRGSSHSKVHRSHSHTQDRRSRNERSSKAKERSRSMDNSKGPLGSAALCTPEDIGEGCSPDDQTTSQTYIDDSTLRPSQSLSHQRALIPSASYKETCIPEIASGSVETPSSCSLLEQSKPTENLPSYSELNSCTTKSAVDDYFQCNTSSETVLTAPSPLGKNKEDHDTLTGTDGLKKMTPAERQSQHIAREPGVHKEESPKGPSSGSVVAGQTSEVIANGRLVQHHSAESSSLDKRKEIFSKDTLFKPLHNTLSVNSYHKSSTPLLKPHQKAPSDTLPVRCEKLEQAIVTSVTQVMPVSQRQQETTGNQEASFDYYNVSDDDDSEEGTNKNAEEEKNRDDVGTMQWLLEREKERDLQRKFEKNLSLLTPKETENSNNQRATHSARLDSMDSSSITVDSGFNSPRTRESLASNTSSIVESNRRQNPALSPAHGGAGPTFNFRATADPPTSEAEKLQKPANCLQASVTSV from the exons GAGTTCCAACACCCAGTCCAGAAATCCTTCGACATACCTTGAATATGCTTGTACGGGAGAGGAAAATATATCCAACTCCAGATGGTTATTTCATTGTAACCCCACAGACTTACTTTATAACACCATCTCTCATAAGAACTAACAGTAAATGGTACCATTTGGATGAGAGGATACCTGACAGGTCTCAATGTACCTCTCCGCAACAAGGAACTATAACTCCTTCCACCTCGGGATGCGTCAGGGACCGAACACTACCCAAAAACCACTGCGACTCCTGCCATTGTTGCAGAGAAGACATGCACAGCATGCATGCATCTACTCTACAGAGGAAATCAGCAAAAGACTGTAAAGACTCATACTGTCCTCCTTCATTATGTCAGGTCCCACCTACTGAGAAAAGTAAAAGTACTGTCAATTTTTCTTATAAAGCAGAGACGCTCACAAAGCCTAAGGATGTAGAAAAGCAGTCTAAGAAATTTGGACTCAAATTATTCCGATTAAGTTTTAAGAAGGACAAGACAAAACAGTTGGCAAATTTCTCTGCCCAGTTTCCTCCAGAGGAGTGGCCGCTAAGGGACGAGGACACCCCTACCACTATACCTAGAGAGGTAGAAATGGAGATTATCAGGCGCATTAACCCAGACTTGACTGTAGAAAATGTCATGAGGCACACTGCACTAATGAAGAaacttgaagaagaaaaagctcaaCGAAGCAAAGCAGGATCTTCAGCTCACCACAGTGGACGAAGTAAAAAGAGCAGGAATCACAGAAAGTCTCATGGGAAATCGAGGTCACACAGCAAGACTCGGGTGTCCAAAGGAGACCCATCAGATGGCTCTCATTTGGATATACCTGCTGAAAGGGAGTATGAGTTCTATGATCCCTTGACTCGATCCCCACGGGAAGGCTGTTTTATAATAGAACACAAGGGAGATAATTTTATAATGCACAGCAATCCTAATATGATTGAATCTCACTTTCCCATGACACCAGAGTGGGATGTGTCTGGTGAGCTGGCCAAAAGAAGAACTGAAATGCCTTTCCCTGAACCTTCCAGGGGAAGCTCCCACTCCAAGGTCCATCGGAGCCACAGCCATACACAGGATAGAAGATCGAGGAATGAGCGGTCCAGTAAGGCTAAAGAAAGGTCTAGATCCATGGATAACTCCAAGGGACCTCTGGGCTCAGCTGCTTTATGCACACCTGAAGATATAGGTGAAGGCTGTAGCCCAGATGACCAAACAACTAGCCAAACTTACATTGATGATAGTACCTTAAGGCCATCTCAGTCGCTCAGTCATCAAAGGGCTCTGATTCCATCTGCAAGCTACAAAGAGACTTGCATCCCTGAAATAGCTAGTGGCAGTGTAGAAACCCCCAGTTCTTGTAGCCTATTGGAACAAAGCAAGCCTACAGAGAATTTGCCATCGTATAGTGAGCTCAACTCCTGCACAACAAAATCTGCAGTCGATGACTATTTTCAGTGCAACACATCCAGTGAGACTGTGCTTACTGCTCCGTCACCACTGGGAAAGAATAAAGAGGATCATGATACGCTGACAGGGACAGATGGGCTCAAAAAAATGACTCCTGCAGAAAGACAGTCGCAGCATATTGCTAGGGAGCCTGGGGTGCACAAAGAGGAGTCCCCAAAGGGCCCAAGCAGTGGTTCAGTGGTTGCTGGCCAGACTTCAGAGGTGATTGCAAATGGGCGGCTGGTTCAACACCATAGCGCTGAATCAAGCAGCCTtgataaaaggaaagaaatatttagcaAGGATACACTCTTTAAACCTCTGCACAACACTCTTTCTGTGAATAGTTATCATAAGTCTAGCACACCCTTGCTAAAGCCCCATCAGAAGGCCCCCTCTGACACATTGCCAGTCAGATGTGAGAAACTTGAACAAGCGATAGTAACCTCAGTCACACAAGTCATGCCCGTTTCACAGAGACAGCAAGAGACAACTGGGAACCAGGAGGCCTCCTTTGACTACTACAACGTATCTGATGATGACGACTCAGAGGAAGGAACCAACAAAaatgctgaggaagaaaagaacaggGATGATGTCGGCACAATGCAGTGGCTCctagagagagaaaaggagagggatCTGCAGCGAAAGTTTGAGAAGAATCTTTCTCTTCTCACcccaaaggaaacagaaaatagcaaCAACCAGAGAGCCACCCACTCAGCCCGCCTGGACAGCatggacagcagcagcattacCGTGGACAGCGGGTTCAACTCTCCACG TACTCGTGAGAGCCTGGCATCCAACACTTCAAGTATTGTTGAAAGCAACAGACGTCAGAACCCTGCTCTGAGCCCTGCACATGGTGGCGCAGGCCCAACGTTCAACTTCCGAGCCACTGCAGACCCGCCGACAAGTGAAGCTGAGAAACTGCAGAAACCTGCTAACTGCCTGCAAGCCTCTGTCACTAGTGTCTGA